The genomic window TGCTAGCTGCACTAAACCAGGTTGCACGTTTATTCTTCTGAGAGATCAGCTCATTACATTCACAATTCATAACTATGAAAATCATATTACATAGTAGACTTAACTAAATATAATTGCCACAATGGCATGTTAAATAATGCCATTAAGATCACAATCACATCATGTAAaatcaaaaaacacacacatttgaaATGCACACATTTGCTTGACATTTACAAATGCAATAATAaaggatttttattattgcatAATTAATATTTGTATCATCACATGCCTACCAAACATTTATTACTCCAGTAGTAAATCACTTAACGGTTCATTAATAATCCTGCTCAGGTAACATGGCGAATTTTTGCTCTTCTCAACAGTATTAAATAGATTAATAGCGGAATTACAGGTTTAATCCAGAAAGCAGGTGTTCGCCCTTAGGTCCAGTAAAGAAGGTGCATGTTAAATCCTTCAGATCCAAGGTAAGATTCAGGGGAGTCAACCAAGAAGTGCTCACCCAAAGAAGAAGGTGGCGAGCAGGATTCACACGTGCTGCTGACAGGCAATGAGGGTTTTTAAAATGGCATTCTTTGATGGCTCAGCAAAACCTCAGATTTCTCTTTAAGGAACTGCTGTGTTGCTAAGACCAGTGGATCAGAGCACACATCTGAAATTCACACCACAAATACCTTCCATGTTCCCTTCTTAAAAATAACCTACCCTTTACAGAtgttcttttttatatattatttatttgctaCTTTTTTGTAGAATTTTCACCACTGCTAGTAATGCCGACTTTCACTTATTAAACTAATAAGGGGGCATACAATTTTCAAATATAGAAATACACCAGCAAATGCTTTGGGAGATGATGTGTGGGTCTTGAAATTACTCACCCAATGATCCATCAAGACATAAAAGGGACATCATTCTGCaagaattataaaatattataattataatttaccCTCACACTGGATATTAAccttttaaagacaaaaaaagttctgccatgacaactcttggagtgtttggcatggcaatggatatgacaatgtttggtcttggcggtatagatctgctacactgctgctgctgtaatGCTGCTGCGAGCAATACgggaattgacccttcgcaaagacccgccccctttagttactgttgctttgtcctaCAAGgcatggcgctgtcacgccacgcagagtgaaaaatacctcgcggagcaaagaggacaccgACAACATGTTGCCAGACTAGACAGAGAACattcgaacaataaaaaacgttttgtggctctttaatgtgtcgtgacagactgctgtagtgcctcagctcaagaggctcgtgaaccgatcatctcttcttactagttaatttatagcatcaaataaatatgaatgaacatcagaaggaaagTTGTTTCAAATGCAGAAAGACGTCGGTACACACCACTTTCAAGTTTAAGTCCaccaaggttaatcttctaactcctgactgctttgtcggacaaaatggcagattcagcattatgattggttagatcgcttgtcaatcaaactcctggcaaAGGGTCAATTGCCACTTCCAATAAATTCACGACACACTGGTGTGAGCAAGACATGCTACTGCTATACAATATACATACATGAATTACCTGTAGCagatacaggtggagctggggaaggtggagggtttctgaaagcacgcTGCAATTGCTACAGCAGATGCTGACCAAATATATGAAGGTTGAgcatgcaagctcattggctactgaaacaaaaggaaccaatcagctgttcCCTATAAGAGAATGAGGTGATAGCAAAcagattgagttaaggacctatcagcctgtgccatctagagtttcatgacagaactatgtatttatttgaaaaaaaatggaaGAAGTCTTACCTTGATTTAGAATTTAAGTTAGTTATATTGAATTATAGTTTAGTAAGGTCAAAATTAAACCTTATTGCTACCCCTTTTACTTTAGTAAAAATAATGTTGGGTGGGACTTTATGAGATGTGAAAACTGGTATCAGGTGGTTTGACAATTGTGGTTTGATGAGAGGGCATGGTAATGTCAACCAAAACCGAGGTGGAGTTAGTAAATACACATTTCTTTTTAACAGCATTCACAGAttaatcatttacaataagacATAGAAAGTCTGTTGTCTATTAAAGAAAAGATAACAAAAGATTACAGtaatagttaaaaaataaataaataaagcagaaAGCAACAATTATTACAGTTAGGTTGTTTATTTAGAAAAGGCATGATTTTGGCAAACAGTCAATCTATAGTATTTTTATGAACTATAAATGAAGCAGTTCCTGCAGGACCTTTAAGTAGTACATTTTATTCAGATCTAAGTCAGGAAAAGATCATGGTGGATTACTCATCATCGTCTTCAAGATTCAGTCTCAAACATCTTCTTCCTGCCACCCATACCAGCCTTATCCTCAATGTTCTTACGCCAGTCACCAACATCACGCAGTTCTTTATCCTGTGAAAAACAGGTTTCTAGTGATCTGGAAGACCTGATCACCTACAAATGAAAATTCGATCATCAAATGTAATCACCTCTTCTTTGACCTCCTTCTTGACTTGTTTCAGGTTGGCTCTCAGATCCATGGAGACCTTGTGCTTGGAGCCCAGCAGAGCCTGAAGCATAGCGTCAGCAGACATGCGCACTTTCTTCAAAGGAGGCTTCTTGAACTTGCCCTTCAGGTCAACAATCTTGATATTTAAGTCTTTGACCTGAAACGTACAAAAATAATCTAGCTGACCACCTCGATGATGGACCACATAGAAGGAGATACACGAGAAACATCTTACCTCATCAACGACCATGATAGCTTTGTGCTCAAGAATATATCTCTCCTCATCAATCACATTGATTTTTGCATGTAGCTCTTTGCAGAGCTCCTGTTGACAGAATAAAATTCACACTAAAGCTTTGAATTTCCAAAAAAGCTTCTAGAAGTAATAATAACCGGATTGTACCTGTAGTTCTTGTTTGGAGCTTGGGTATGACAATGGAGGACAGTTTTCTTCCATGTATCTCTTCCTCTCCTCCTTCTTCTCGATCTGCTCTGCTTCCAGTAAGTCTTTTGCAACCACAAGCATCAAGCTCTACAAGAAAATATGATTCATTGAGAATCCTAGTATACTTGTAATTTTAAATGGAACTTTTTGGATGTTGGTTTGTTCAGCTAATAAGACATGAGCTCTTACCTTCAGGCTGTGTTTCTTACTACTAGACATTCGTTTTCTAATAAAAAGGAGACACAAGGACATACTTTATATTAGGATGTTCACCTCTGTATTGTGcaattttagtaatatttgtgCTTTGTTTACATAGACACAAAATTTACAATGCTTGCAAGGAAGCACAGCATTGATATTCCTTATAGCCTTAACGTTTGTTCTAAACCATGATCCATAAGTTGTCAGGATGGTGTCAGCCTTAGGGcctgttcacacagaatgccTTATTTAAACATGCAATGTTTGGCTGTTACAACGCATCTTGCTGTTTTTTTAGTGTTTTGGCAATTAGCACCACATTTTTTTTTGGCTGCAAATCAAGCCAAAAATCTGTGCAAAAGTCTCATAGGGAATTCCAGCCCCTTTAACCCATTTAAGATTACAATTTGAAGAATCTCCCATTTTCTTATATAGAATATTAGCCTTTCAAAACATAACATATTTGCATTCTTTTATATtcttttatatactgtatacacagagctgggtagattacagttactgattacaaattacatgccaaaatttgtaatcagtaatataatctcttagattacacatttttggtAACATAATCTGACTTCTTTTGGATTACAGATTACTTTTGTGCTAACCCTTATTTGATGTCATGTATATTGTAAGATAATCTTGTACTATTCTGacagatacaaagaaaaaatatagtccaaaaattctattctattcaccaacaagagcctcaacaaattctttttaaagtgcaatgtaTGGACAGTTAATACTTCAAAATACTAACACTAATGTACCTGTTAATGTTTGCTGATagtaacactgaataaaacaaaatcatatCTTATGATTTTAAGTAAATTtacaaaacagcaacattacaaaaacaaatattcttgTTGTTGCTGATATCTGTGCATGATTCCCCCCACCAATATATATACAAcaagaatatttgtttttgtaatgttgctgttttgtaAATTTACTTAAAATCATAAGatatgattttgttttattcagtgttactATCAGCAAACATTAACAGGTACATTAGTGTTAGTATTTTGAAGTATTAAGTGAGTTCCCttcaaaacttttgcgttcctcagAGAAACCCCcagagatattttacatttCCCGGCAAAGAACTCCTGCCATTCTTCTCAAGATACTGAATGGATGGTATACTTACTCAGTCATTTTGTAGTTTTCTTTACACCCTTTTGACAGGAAGAAAAGAGAGAAATGCATCAGAGGCCAAAATAACTCACTGTACGCAAGTATGAGAACACAGTTACTTTTAGGTACACAATCATCATTGTATTAATACAAACTGTCTTCCACTGTAATGTTAAACTGTCGACATCTGATTACTAAAAACCCCCCACCAAGTATATATGTCCAACAACCTCAGGTTAAGGATCCAGTGTTGGTATAGCCCAAAGCTTATTCCTAGCAAAGTAACCTTTCAATAGCCAATCCAATGCCACCAAATTCATAGACCAGGGTTCCTCAAATCTGCCCTGCAGAGTTTTTTTTCCAGCTCTAATCACAGACACTTGAACTAGCTAGTCAATGTCTTCAGAGTTACAAGTAGGTGAGTTTGATCAGGGTTTGAGCTAAACTCTAAACCCAAGCTAAACCCGGATTGAAAGGGAACCCCTGGTATTAAGACTTGAATGGCTTAATATAACGTAAATGATGTCTCTTACTGGAATTTGTAGTAGAAACCCCATGAAAGATTtacgttattttaaaaatccatGACATATTTGGATAATGGGCGGCGCCATTTTGTTGTGGTTTAGGTGCACATTGTGTTCTTGATGGCGTCAAATGGTTGCATTTGGTGAGCTACTGACACGGCCCTGTTGTATTTTTCGGAATATAATATATGATGCCatattgtgcagcttttggttGCAATTTTTTCAGTCGGTGGACAACAAGAGAAGCGATGCAAGTCATTACTGCTTTACTAGCGATAAGAAGACGAGAAAAGAATGGGAAGTTCCTAATTGTGTCTTTGTTCTCTTCACTTTAGCCTTGATGCCTTTGATACTTTTCATCTGTATGTTTTGGAGTAATGTTAACTTAGTAACGCATACAAAGTCTTAATGTCCACGGGGTTCCTTTTAAAACCCGATCGATTTGATcgacctttttaaaaaaaattgtgaggaTGAAAACATTGAAGCTGTGCAATGTCTCGGTGGCTATTCAAACAACTGTTGTATGATTGATGTGTAAAAATCGTCTGATATGTCACCTGAAAGCATTACACACGGTTAAACATGCTGAGAAGATGCTGCTGTTTTTATACTATCACAGATATCTTGTGCATTACAGCACACACAAGCTTTGAGGCAGTCTGTCTCAATTGAGATGTGTTTTGGGTTGCCCTCATCAGTCTCCACGACATGCGCAGCATTTGGTTAAAGCCTACGCTTATATCCATCGGCaactgtaagctctttcagTAGTTGTGGTCTGCTAAAAGCCTCAAAGGCATCAGATCTAAAGTGAAGAGAACAAAGACACGGTTCTTTAGGAAGTTTTATTTGTCCACATTCTTCACAACTTCCTATTCTTTTCTCCTCTTATTGCTAGTAAAGCAGTGAAGACTTACATCGCTTGTCTTTTTGCCCTTTGACTGGAAATTACAACCAAAAGCAGCACAATGTtgcattgtatattatattctgaGTTGTGTTGcggtaaaaatagcaacagggTAGTGTCAGTAGCTCACCGAGTTCAACCATTTGACATCATCGACATAGAACGCACTGTGCACCTAAACAAAATGGTGCCGCCCGTTGTCCAAATATgtcatggattttttaaataatgtaaaccGTTCATGGGTTTTCTTctacatatttcagtaagagacatcatttacattattttaagcCATACAAGTTTCCCTTTAGAAACCCTGCCATGGCCATTCTGGTCATGTGACCTTTTTGTATTACTATTAATGTCAGGAGTTTTATGAAGACCACATGGTCCCCAAGCCTCTTTGACTCATCCTAGAGGATTTTCTCCAGGAGGTCACTGCAATATGATCTCAAGGCCAGTACATCAGCTGCAGACACAGCCCCATCCTCAAGAGCATCTCTGGGATGTCAAAGATATGACAACACAGCTCTCCTTTATTCCCTGTTAAACAACCGTCTCAAATGTCTTTCTTAATATACTCCTTCTCTGAGAGACAGACCGGACTAACTGGCCAAACGATGACAAACTGATTGACTAATTTAGTACACTTAAATGGACTCTTAATGCCTCAATGACATACTTAGAAAGCTGTGAAGACAACAGTCAGGTCACATAAGTCTATTTGAAGAAGGACTATTCTAAGTAGCCATAGAAGGAGACTGAGGACATATTTTGCAGAAACATATGGCAGAATAGATCAAGTAGTCTCAAAGCCTTTGTGTCTTTTTGTGTGAGGGTTTGGTAAAAGAGCAACTTCTAAACTCTTAAAAGTCAAGACTAATTTCTCTGAAGAAATATATTTCCATATTCCAGAGCTTCCAGATGGTTAAGGCATTTCAAATCATTACACATCATGCATAAGATTAACTAGAAGGTCTTTGTGAATAGTCAGCATTGTCTTTCAGATTGAAAAATATTGCAAATCAGTTTTATACTAGACAGCGTTGTAAATCAGTCGTTATTAAGGAGGACCACAAGAAAGTGTTGACAGGTGGAGTAAAACTCAAGGATCGGTCTCAGATTTATGTTCATGTCGGTGTTCACTTTCAAACAGCAGTATACTGACATCACCAGTTAGTATATCAAACCAGACCTCCCCCTTCAGGTCACCATTCAAAACTATTCTGTTCTTTTTAGCATTGTTTCCAGAGGGAAAGACTTCAGTTGAGATGCAAAAACAGAAACTTTACATGAGTTAAAATCACCAATAATGATCATACAATATTGTGACGACTATTTGAAGATATTTTCACAAATCATTCACATATCAACTTGGTCTAAATGCACAATAAATAGCTACAAAACTAACCAAACAACAGTACAACAAAAAAtctatatattacatttatgctCTTAGCAGGCAACTTCTTAACATTGCAATTTACGGTAGAAGAATGACAACTTTCTCCATCACCTCCATCATCAATCCCACAAACTACATTTTACAACTTCCAACAAAtatgtaccaaaaaaaaaaaaaaaaaaaaaaaaatggtatttgCAAAGACAATGAACCAAGGAAACTGCTCTCACCTTTCTAGAAGAACAGAGGAACGTCTTCTAGGGAACAGATGGCTGTCAAACCAAGACACAGGCAGCAGACGTGCTAAGAAGATATATATTGCATTCTCTGATCTCTCTGCAAATCCATGGTTTCTCTTTATGGAAAGTGGATTATCCACCAAACCAATGAGCTGACAAGGTCATGAAATACGGTACTATCCCTCCTTCGCTGCGCCTTCAGTATAAATATCCTGTCCTTCAAGATAGTTATTCTTTTATTCTAAGAATGACCTCTTCGTGTTACAATCAtctatatatccatccatctatccatctatctacaGTATCTATTTATGTATCTCTctacacagtaaaaaaaaagttaaatttacagtaaaaaactggCGGCtgtatttgccagaaatttaccgtaaaaaatatgGTAGCAACATTTCACTAACTAATAtgatgttaatttaccaacctattgaaatactaatatctgttttgtacctttgtaatacactgacaacCAGTGTTGCAAAGTCTGCGGTTTTCCCGTGGAATTGTGCTAGTTTTACACTGTGGCTGCGGGTTGAATCAACCCcaaataacgtgatatttaGCACCttgaatgcaaattttaccagaGGTGCCCCACCAAAAACATGGATTTTACCCCCCGGAACGCTATTTTTACCATGGGAGCCCCCTGAAATgcaattgggctagttttgaggggcaattgggtgggttttgttgtgaaaacctggcaaccctgctgacaaccaccaaacacagtggtgatgaaagtcacatgatgaatcaaagctcatcacaaacagattttccacaagctgagaaggtcAATACTAATATTTAGAAGGTTACATCAAATCTGAAGTGTCACAGTGGGAAATTCTGGGAATGTCAGTttatggtttttcactgtaaattacaCAATGAATTGTTCTTTTTCACATCCAAAAACAgtaaatttaacagtattttactgtaaaactattttaaattaatggttagatctattacagttagtcaccgtatatagtatgaAAACGGTTTTTCACAATCATTAAAATCAcgatcatccatccatccatctatccataaATAAAGGATAAATCTCACAACGCGCGTTACCTTACATTTTTGTGTTCAACATCGTCCATGTTTCCGAGCAATTGTTCTCACAAGTGCCAGGAAGGCGTCACCATTACCTgttatatttaaacataataaaatgttaTCAGCTTTTATTCACTCATAAATCAATAATACAAACTGACAATAAATACTTACTTGGTGCCCAGGGATTGGTGAAGAAATGGTATTTAAAAAGCTGGTTACATTATGCATCAGAATGAACACAGAACATCATTCCTGcttaaacattttaatggttGTGTAAGACATTGATACATGGGCTGAGAATGCACATTTCCAGTATTCTTTCAATATTGAACAGTAAACTAGGTGATCACATTTACTTTCCCATAATAGcaaatgtaaatgaatgtgtTTATGGTACAGTTTCTCGCACATTAAAGACAAGGCCAATTCAATTTGAGCAGCATATTTAACttgaaaaactaaaacaaaatttAAGCCTCAGCTTCAAACATCTTCTTCCTGCCATCCATGCCAGACTTGTCTTCAATATTCTTACGCCAGTCCCCAACATCGCGTAGTTCCTTATCCTAGGAagagtaaattaaaaataagattTAGTCAGTGAGCCAGTATACTAAGGATTTGAGATTGAGATTTTAGACAAAGCAATAAAGAATGCAATTTAAACGCTCACCTCCTCTTTGACCTCCTTCTTGACTTGTTTCAGGTTGGCTCTCAGATCCAGAGACACCTTGTGCTTGGAGCCCAGCAGAGCCTGAAGCATCTGATCGGCAGACATGCGCACTTTCCTCAACACTGGTTTCTTGAATTTGCCCTTCAGGTCAATAACTTTGATATTCAGGTCTTCAATCTACAATCAGTCAATGAGAGCCATCAATATAGAAACTATAAGATAAAACACAAATTGGATTGGAATATAATTTAGATGACATCTTACCTCCTTTGCACACTTATTGACTTTCATTTCCAGATCATATCTCTCCTCGTCAGTGACATCAATTTTGTGGTGAAGCTCCCTGCACAGTTCCTGTAAACAATAAGGACAAAGAGTATTTATCACTCACAATATATGTCCTCTAAGGTGTCATGCACatacttatttattatttacatgaaTGTATTGTTTGGTACCTGTAATGCTTGCATGCCTCCAGGTAGAGACAGAGGTTTACAGGTTTCTGACATGTATCTCTGCCTCTCCACCACTCTGTCCTTTTCTTCCTGTTCCAGTAAACCTTTAGCGATGCCAAGCATCAAGCTCTGGGACACAGAGAGGCAGGCTGTCGTTATTAATCATTAACGGACAATGAAAAATAAGTATTATTTTGAGTCATACCGTACCTTTAGATGATGCTTGCGACTCGAGGACATCTTTTTCCTGGGGTGGTTTGAAATGTTGAGATCGATCAAATACATTGTGTAAAGCAGTAACTAATAACCACAAGACTGCACTTTTCacagtattattttatatttaacatacacaaacatacagGAAATATACCACCACAgcaaaacatttctgttaatgagtcaagtcaagtcattcgctttttacaatacagattgtttcaaagcagtttcACAATAATAATAGGAAAATGAATGGACAGAGATTGTTTTGAGGAAGATGATGGTAATCTAAAAAGGCGGAATCAAAATATTTACTCACTCCGACATCTTGGCTGAATTTGATTTTGCCCCCTGTGAAAGAAACAATTTACAATTAATGCAAAGCACTGGTAAAATTACAATCAGCAAAGAAAAAGGACTCTGCATGGACTATGTAAAATGGGCTTTGTTAGTGTTTAAGCTTGTATGGTttcataaaaatgaattatatttatgtatgcacattttattctttttttaatcatgtatttaattattgattcattcattttaatacGTTTAATTAGATTGTTATTCcacatacataaataatataatataatataacaatgaTTTGGGGGGCTGTAATAATCGCACGGCACAGGAAATGCAATAACTTAATTTGGCAAACATGTGAATAAAATTTTGCAAATATGTGAATAAAACTTAGGGCACAGCTACTTCAACACAAATGACACAGAACAATGAACAGAGGAAACTAATatcttttccactgcatggtacggCTCAGTATGGCTCACTTTTTGGCACGTTTCCACTGCATGGGATGGCTTGCTACAGAACGGTACGGCTCGCTTAAATGGTACCACCTCGGTTGAGGTTCCAAGCATGCTGAACCGATACTAAATGTGAcgtgtaaacactgcagatcaacgattggtcagagagaatcATCACTACCAGCGTCATGAAGCAAGACACCAAACCCGCTATATTTAAATAGTCAGAAACAGCCACCGCAATTTGTTCACACGACATTTTTTAAACGACTTGCTTTAAACAATCGCCGCACGCAACATCCAAAAACAAATGGCTATATTGTGGTCAGTAGACAAGGTGCAGACTTGTTGGCAGACGAGGAGCAGATCCACGGCAGTAAAGGCGGCGCAACTATAATGATCAGTCTATAATCCCACCCACACTGAAGCAGTATTAAACTGCAATGGAAAAGCAAACCAAAAGTAAGCGAGCTGAGCCGTGTTAAACCGAACCAAGCCGAGTAGttccatgcagtggaaaagctcCATAAGGGTTTAAATACACAGAGTAATCAACAGAACTAAGAACAGGTGAGAAACATTAGAGTAACTATGGGGACTAATAATGACCAGGAACACAGGCAAAACAGGGACAgggaaaatgaaaccaaaacacaatgaaactaaacaggcttaaggcctgtacacactAGGACGAATATCGCGCGCGATTATCGGCGACGTTTAATGTCTCGTGACTACACAAAGggcgccaatgtgagtgtgcacaccaACGCGAAAAACGCAAGGCGtaaaatcatcatttttttaaaaacgccTCGGGTTcatttttttggtttgacaCGCCACGTTAAAAACTGGCAGACCAATGAGAGTGGCACTTTTGTTCACgtgtctggagctgctgaagttacagtaaaacacgacttggtggtgctcaagcacaaaacggtcTTGCCGAGCACACATTGATACCAAGACGACGAAGAGAAAGTAAGTAGAAgaggaagacccctacaaactatGCCTGTGTCTTAATCAGCCTCCTAGCTTCCTAGGTCATGTATCAGTATaccgtgtaaatgaatgtggccgactccctgatcagtgccctgactactgaactagggagctgattgagacgcatgctatgggtgctctgccagttcttggccacaccaatagatgtgtattatttctgtatttttactgtcTCCCAGGTGGATGCGAGGGAGGGAGGTGCCAAGGAGGAGCCGGCTGGTTGACGTTGAGTGATGGCTTGGGGGCTGGAGGGGGGGCCAGGGGATCCCCTTGCCAAGGCAGAGTTGGAGACCGGAAGACCCGATGGCAGATCAAAACAGCAGAGTGGAGTCAAGAGAAGGACTAAAGGGAGCCAGCAGAGGCAAGGCCAAAGGACTCTCTTGAGTGGAGGAAGGAAACATCCTCTTTTTTCATTATACAGAGGACAACTGCAGCCCACCCTCAGCGGTGGGAGTTTGGGCGGGGCTCCATTCTATTCCCTAGATTTCCACTAGCACACCCACTGGGATGGACAATGTTGCCAGCTCATTCACTTGGTCAGACTTTCCGTCGGGCTCAGGTTCCGGGGCAATGATTGGCTCAGCTATTGTTTCTGGTGCTGGCATCACAGCAGGCTCAGGCTCGGTGGGTTCTGTCAATAAGCTCCATGCAGGGTGTAATAGGTAAGCAGAGCAGGAGGACTGCTGGTACCTCCATTTATAGAAACGGTGTTTAAAAAATTATCTTTCGGTTCCGTGTTCTGTAATGATTTGGGTGGCAGTAATAATCGCATGACAAATGAGTACAAATGAGAACAAATGAGAACTAATGAGTAACTATGGAAACAAATGAGTACAAATGATACAAATGAG from Chanodichthys erythropterus isolate Z2021 chromosome 24, ASM2448905v1, whole genome shotgun sequence includes these protein-coding regions:
- the tnni2a.1 gene encoding troponin I type 2a (skeletal, fast), tandem duplicate 1 translates to MSEKKMSSSRKHHLKSLMLGIAKGLLEQEEKDRVVERQRYMSETCKPLSLPGGMQALQELCRELHHKIDVTDEERYDLEMKVNKCAKEIEDLNIKVIDLKGKFKKPVLRKVRMSADQMLQALLGSKHKVSLDLRANLKQVKKEVKEEDKELRDVGDWRKNIEDKSGMDGRKKMFEAEA
- the tnni2a.2 gene encoding troponin I type 2a (skeletal, fast), tandem duplicate 2 — encoded protein: MTEKRMSSSKKHSLKSLMLVVAKDLLEAEQIEKKEERKRYMEENCPPLSYPSSKQELQELCKELHAKINVIDEERYILEHKAIMVVDEVKDLNIKIVDLKGKFKKPPLKKVRMSADAMLQALLGSKHKVSMDLRANLKQVKKEVKEEDKELRDVGDWRKNIEDKAGMGGRKKMFETES